The Toxorhynchites rutilus septentrionalis strain SRP chromosome 3, ASM2978413v1, whole genome shotgun sequence genome includes a region encoding these proteins:
- the LOC129777315 gene encoding zinc finger protein 431-like isoform X1, which translates to MAFASNILEQCSFCPDICNEEFHHVLVPSHHEQNLTTILQKLSNCTSQLSSYPTCGKCRQEFIAVHNIPESCFQMLPSTKPTDGIKMDPELMIEDHELPGNGKVFERDPTVGFEPIESGNDIQIKKENEEVFFITEMDEADNMSIIQVAETSTQRKSDLNASREKVLSPSVHHECKTSLTEKGKNPFKCEMCEKSFASNVRLKVHFRIHTGERPYSCPHCQKAFRDPSTLQVHIRIHTGERPYTCPHCPEAFKQTTALRGHIRTHTGERPYICPHCAKAFKKPTALQEHTRTHTEERPFSCPHCPKAFKYTSTLKHHMRKTHAGWLKINKRRESDLDDSQKEDQMRLHTEESSFKCEKCEKTFSSKYGLKIHDRIHTDERPYSCPYCQNAFRYSSTLRDHVRAHTGERPYSCPHCPKAFSRPKTLTHHIQTHTGDRPYSCPHCPKTFIQSTAYKQHIRSHKDERPYACTHCPAAFKNRKTLRVHNRSHTGWLESKKQRISDLDASQKEVHAPSVHHKGKKGFTDESLMKDHIQLPTGEKPFQCELCEKAYTTKSALTLHLRTHTDERPFPCPRCPKAFRQSTALETHYRTHTDERPYRCPHCPKAFKQSSTLQGHIRTHSDERAYSCLQCAKTFKQSTTLQRHIRTHTEKVSYPCPHCSKTFTKSAALHTHIRIHTKDQFEKETDSSGQESQVIKKKEITTC; encoded by the exons ATGGCGTTTGCTAGCAACATTCT TGAACAATGTAGCTTTTGCCCCGATATATGCAATGAGGAATTCCATCACGTTCTGGTCCCCTCCCACCATGAGCAAAATCTAACAACCATCCTGCAGAAGTTGAGCAATTGCACTTCCCAGTTGAGCAGTTATCCTACATGCGGAAAATGTCGCCAAGAATTCATAGCGGTCCACAACATTCCCGAAAGCTGCTTCCAAATGTTGCCCAGCACCAAGCCGACTGATGGCATCAAGATGGATCCAGAGTTAATGATCGAGGATCACGAACTGCCGGGTAATGGAAAGGTTTTTGAGAGGGACCCAACAGTGGGCTTTGAGCCGATTGAGTCGGGAAAcgacatacaaataaaaaaagaaaacgaGGAGGTATTTTTCATCACCGAGATGGACGAAGCCGACAATATGTCAATAATTCAGGTTGCTGAAACAAGTACACAGAGGAAATCCGATTTAAATGCTTCACGGGAGAAAGTTCTTTCACCTTCAGTACACCATGAATGTAAGACGAGCCTCACGGAAAAAG GAAAAAACCCATTTAAATGTGAAATGTGTGAAAAATCCTTTGCATCAAATGTCAGACTAAAAGTGCACTTTCGAATCCATACGG gtgaacgtccctattcGTGTCCACATTGCCAGAAAGCTTTTAGGGATCCTTCAACGCTCCAAGTGCATATTCGGATCCATACGG GCGAACGACCCTATACTTGTCCACATTGCCCGGAAGCGTTTAAACAAACTACAGCACTCCGAGGCCACATTCGGACTCACACGG GTGAACGTCCCTATATTTGTCCACATTGTGCGAAGGCGTTTAAAAAGCCCACAGCGCTCCAAGAACACActcgaactcatacgg AGGAACGCCCCTtttcttgtccacattgtccgaaagCGTTTAAGTATACTTCAACACTCAAACATCATATGCGAAAAACTCATGCGGGTTGGTTGAAAATTAATAAACGGAGAGAAAGTGATTTGGATGATTCACAGAAGGAAGACCAAATGCGGTTACACACGG AAGAATCCTCGTTTAAATGTGAAAAGTGTGAGAAAACATTTAGTTCAAAATATGGACTTAAAATCCACGATCGAATTCATACGG ATGAACGTCCCTATTCGTGTCCATATTGTCAGAACGCATTTAGGTATTCTTCAACGCTCCGAGATCATGTTCGAGCTCATACGG GCGAGCGTCCCtattcttgtccacattgtccgaaagCGTTCAGTCGACCTAAAACGCTCACGCATCACATTCAAACGCATACGG GTGATCGTCCCTATTCTTGTCCTCATTGTCCAAAGACGTTTATACAAAGCACAGCGTACAAACAGCACATTCGAAGTCACAAAG ATGAACGTCCCTATGCTTGTACACATTGCCCAGCAGCGTTTAAGAATCGTAAAACGCTCCGAGTGCACAATCGGAGTCATACGGGTTGGCTGGAAtcgaaaaaacaaagaataagTGATTTGGATGCTTCGCAGAAGGAAGTTCACGCACCTTCGGTACATCATAAAGGTAAAAAAGGCTTCACAGACGAAAGTTTGATGAAAGATCACATCCAGTTACCCACGG GAGAGAAACCTTTTCAATGCGAATTGTGCGAAAAAGCATATACCACAAAAAGCGCTCTAACCCTGCACCTTCGGACTCATACGG ATGAACGTCCCTTTCCTTGTCCACGTTGTCCGAAAGCGTTTAGACAAAGTACAGCGCTCGAAACGCACTATCGAACACATACAG ATGAACGCCCCTATCGCTGTCCACATTGTCCCAAGGCGTTTAAGCAGTCCTCAACTCTGCAAGGGCACATTCGTACTCATTCGG ACGAACGTGCCTATTCTTGTCTACAATGTGCGAAGACGTTTAAGCAATCTACAACACTCCAACGgcacattcgaactcatacaG AAAAAGTTTCGTATCCCTGTCCACATTGTTCCAAAACGTTTACTAAATCTGCAGCGTTACATACACACATTCGGATACACACCAAGGATCAGTTCGAAAAAGAAACAGATAGCTCGGGGCAGGAATCACAGGTAATCAAGAAAAAAGAGATAACTACTTGCTGA
- the LOC129777315 gene encoding zinc finger protein ZFP2-like isoform X2, with product MAFASNILEQCSFCPDICNEEFHHVLVPSHHEQNLTTILQKLSNCTSQLSSYPTCGKCRQEFIAVHNIPESCFQMLPSTKPTDGIKMDPELMIEDHELPGNGKVFERDPTVGFEPIESGNDIQIKKENEEVFFITEMDEADNMSIIQVAETSTQRKSDLNASREKVLSPSVHHECKTSLTEKGKNPFKCEMCEKSFASNVRLKVHFRIHTGERPYSCPHCQKAFRDPSTLQVHIRIHTGERPYTCPHCPEAFKQTTALRGHIRTHTGERPYICPHCAKAFKKPTALQEHTRTHTEERPFSCPHCPKAFKYTSTLKHHMRKTHAGWLKINKRRESDLDDSQKEDQMRLHTEESSFKCEKCEKTFSSKYGLKIHDRIHTDERPYSCPYCQNAFRYSSTLRDHVRAHTGERPYSCPHCPKAFSRPKTLTHHIQTHTGDRPYSCPHCPKTFIQSTAYKQHIRSHKDERPYACTHCPAAFKNRKTLRVHNRSHTGWLESKKQRISDLDASQKEVHAPSVHHKGEKPFQCELCEKAYTTKSALTLHLRTHTDERPFPCPRCPKAFRQSTALETHYRTHTDERPYRCPHCPKAFKQSSTLQGHIRTHSDERAYSCLQCAKTFKQSTTLQRHIRTHTEKVSYPCPHCSKTFTKSAALHTHIRIHTKDQFEKETDSSGQESQVIKKKEITTC from the exons ATGGCGTTTGCTAGCAACATTCT TGAACAATGTAGCTTTTGCCCCGATATATGCAATGAGGAATTCCATCACGTTCTGGTCCCCTCCCACCATGAGCAAAATCTAACAACCATCCTGCAGAAGTTGAGCAATTGCACTTCCCAGTTGAGCAGTTATCCTACATGCGGAAAATGTCGCCAAGAATTCATAGCGGTCCACAACATTCCCGAAAGCTGCTTCCAAATGTTGCCCAGCACCAAGCCGACTGATGGCATCAAGATGGATCCAGAGTTAATGATCGAGGATCACGAACTGCCGGGTAATGGAAAGGTTTTTGAGAGGGACCCAACAGTGGGCTTTGAGCCGATTGAGTCGGGAAAcgacatacaaataaaaaaagaaaacgaGGAGGTATTTTTCATCACCGAGATGGACGAAGCCGACAATATGTCAATAATTCAGGTTGCTGAAACAAGTACACAGAGGAAATCCGATTTAAATGCTTCACGGGAGAAAGTTCTTTCACCTTCAGTACACCATGAATGTAAGACGAGCCTCACGGAAAAAG GAAAAAACCCATTTAAATGTGAAATGTGTGAAAAATCCTTTGCATCAAATGTCAGACTAAAAGTGCACTTTCGAATCCATACGG gtgaacgtccctattcGTGTCCACATTGCCAGAAAGCTTTTAGGGATCCTTCAACGCTCCAAGTGCATATTCGGATCCATACGG GCGAACGACCCTATACTTGTCCACATTGCCCGGAAGCGTTTAAACAAACTACAGCACTCCGAGGCCACATTCGGACTCACACGG GTGAACGTCCCTATATTTGTCCACATTGTGCGAAGGCGTTTAAAAAGCCCACAGCGCTCCAAGAACACActcgaactcatacgg AGGAACGCCCCTtttcttgtccacattgtccgaaagCGTTTAAGTATACTTCAACACTCAAACATCATATGCGAAAAACTCATGCGGGTTGGTTGAAAATTAATAAACGGAGAGAAAGTGATTTGGATGATTCACAGAAGGAAGACCAAATGCGGTTACACACGG AAGAATCCTCGTTTAAATGTGAAAAGTGTGAGAAAACATTTAGTTCAAAATATGGACTTAAAATCCACGATCGAATTCATACGG ATGAACGTCCCTATTCGTGTCCATATTGTCAGAACGCATTTAGGTATTCTTCAACGCTCCGAGATCATGTTCGAGCTCATACGG GCGAGCGTCCCtattcttgtccacattgtccgaaagCGTTCAGTCGACCTAAAACGCTCACGCATCACATTCAAACGCATACGG GTGATCGTCCCTATTCTTGTCCTCATTGTCCAAAGACGTTTATACAAAGCACAGCGTACAAACAGCACATTCGAAGTCACAAAG ATGAACGTCCCTATGCTTGTACACATTGCCCAGCAGCGTTTAAGAATCGTAAAACGCTCCGAGTGCACAATCGGAGTCATACGGGTTGGCTGGAAtcgaaaaaacaaagaataagTGATTTGGATGCTTCGCAGAAGGAAGTTCACGCACCTTCGGTACATCATAAAG GAGAGAAACCTTTTCAATGCGAATTGTGCGAAAAAGCATATACCACAAAAAGCGCTCTAACCCTGCACCTTCGGACTCATACGG ATGAACGTCCCTTTCCTTGTCCACGTTGTCCGAAAGCGTTTAGACAAAGTACAGCGCTCGAAACGCACTATCGAACACATACAG ATGAACGCCCCTATCGCTGTCCACATTGTCCCAAGGCGTTTAAGCAGTCCTCAACTCTGCAAGGGCACATTCGTACTCATTCGG ACGAACGTGCCTATTCTTGTCTACAATGTGCGAAGACGTTTAAGCAATCTACAACACTCCAACGgcacattcgaactcatacaG AAAAAGTTTCGTATCCCTGTCCACATTGTTCCAAAACGTTTACTAAATCTGCAGCGTTACATACACACATTCGGATACACACCAAGGATCAGTTCGAAAAAGAAACAGATAGCTCGGGGCAGGAATCACAGGTAATCAAGAAAAAAGAGATAACTACTTGCTGA